TGATCTAACCactcatttgtgttttctgaaaagACAGTTGTGTCCTTCAAGTGCTCCACAGTGAGTTGAAggatacattatatatatttgcaaaatgttttactcACAGCTCCTAGCATGATGCGGACAATGAGCCATCTGAAGGTCCAGATGcagatgagggaggggggacagTGGCGGGGGACCTGGGACAGAGTCCAAACCGGACACAGGAAAATGGCCAGAAAGCCCGTCTCCAACAGCTGGCTCTCCCAACCTGGAACATTAACTGTTAagttcttcttctatttttaagGTGCTGCTCGGGAATAAACAATGCTTTATGCTACAGGCTACACTCAGGTACAAAAGTGGTGCTTGAGAAGAAAACTTAGGGGATGAAAGATGGAAGATCCACAAGAACCTGGCTACGTCCAGCTTTCTTTCAATCAACGCTAACGCTTATAAGCAGTTGAGAACTGGAATTTTGATTACTCAAAGCTGCTTCCACTGAATCATGTAATATTAACGGTATACCTTGTTAGTTGATGACAGCATCAACTGAAAAGTCATTGAATCACCAAGATTAATGCATTCCTCCCGACGGGGAAATTGAGGTCTCATGGACATCTGttcaatagttgttgagatattttagtcTGGACCAAAGAAGTGGACCGACTGAACCACACACTAGCATTGCAATTCCTAGAACCACGCTAGCATGaccaaaaacaaatacaacataaTTTGATAATATTCAAGTAAGGTTGGTAAATGCAATATTGTAGCTTTGAATTCTTTAAAGAGGTTCAAGTGAGTGAACAGTGTCTGCCACTAATGCCCCAAGCAGCACAACCCCCGACCACCCCAGATTCTGGTTTGTAGTGTAGACTTGAGAACGACTGGAGGAGCTTAGTCTGCAGACTTGAAGCTGCACTGTCAGCCATATTGTGATAATAGGTCCAAATGTAAAGTGGgactgagggagaaaaacaaacaaaaaatgttttttaaaaagagaaacggGAGCCACAGCTCCTAACCACAGACATCAGCTTGGCGTCTCTGACTACAAAGTCTCATTAACCAGTCAGAGAGCTGCCACTGACCTCGCCACTAATCTGGGCCGGAGCCCTAACCTCCTATTTATacttccttattttttttcctctctgtcctccctcttcATTGTTGAATTCATGACAGTCGCCTGTGTTCACCAAGTTGGGAggtaatgtactgtatgtcaatAAACCATAATTCTGCCAGTGACAGTGGGTTTTAATCCAATAACTTGCTGTAAACAATCATGAGAAGGCCGGTGGTGAGATTTAGAAGCATAAGCATAGAGGTAATTGATGTGCAGTGCAATGCGTTATGCTTCAAGGATAAAACCAATGTGATTttgtatttatcttttcttctttgggATCAATTCCCAATGGTATCAAACCGAGTGGCCACCTCAACTTCCCTTGGATTTAATAATAGGACTGGATAGACATGtccttctttaaaaaatatgttaatttctGCTTCAAAACGTCAGCTTGAAGTTTCTAAATGCATCAGACGTGTCAAAAAAGCTCAGTGTACAGTCAAGCTTAATTTGAGGGACTTTACCACGTGGGTTTCACCGTCCACTTCTTCTGTTTGACGAGAAGAATCATCCTGGATTCTGTTTCAAGATTGTAAACTACGAGTCATTTGGTGTGGGACATGAAGTTCACTTACCGAAGGAGTACctagagagatagagaaagatgCATTCTTAATAATCATAGTAAACACACAAGATAGAAATATAAAattggcttttttatttttattaataaagttATTCTTGGGTCGAGCCTctcatgaaaatgtatatttatttataccaCTTAAAGCAACATTTCATATGATTATGGATATCATGTGTGAAAATATgggcaaagaaaaatatgaatcaaagaAAAGCTCCATTCTTTAGAGTCTcttatacaaataaacattttgataCACGGAAGTAAGGGAGTCAAAAAACATCAGCAAGAATCAACTAAATTTGACAAAACTGATTTCTTTATTCTAAACTGCTTGAAGACCCTAGGACAAACATATAGTACCCATTTACCCATCCATCAGACGCATAATTATTAGCATTAATTtgcagttgtgtttctgtctaaGAGAAGAATCTGAGTCCAATATTTACTCtgcttttagctctgttttggtctccacctgctcctcagATAAATGTCTGGCACTTAAGATAGTAAATGCTCAAAAGAGCTAATGGTCACTGAAGAGTCAGGTGGTAATTCACATTGTTAATCTATAACATATTTATGAGagcaccttaaaaaaaagaggcctcATTTACATATGATCTCAGTTGTattgtgagcctgtgtgtgtgtgtgtgtgtgtgtgtgtgtgtgtgtgtgtgtgtgtgtgtgtgtgcgtgcatgtgcccTCCGGGACTCACCACAGCTGTCCCACGTTGACCAGCGAATGGTAAAGCACCCACAGCGTAACCATGACCACCATGTTGGCCATTCCCGTCACCAGCACAAATGCCGACAGGGCCATTCCCACCAGGGCGATGCCGTCCAGGTTGGCATCCATGTCGCCCCAGTCAAAGAACCAGAGGATGGACGGCGTGTACGCCAGGGCGGCCATGCCTATCTTCCCCCCCACGTAGCGCTTCACACTGTTGAGGTAGCCCTTGCAGGGCATCAGTCCGTGCTCACCAATCAGCTGCTTGTTCTGGTTGTGGGCGACGCTGAATGCCACCACTATCCAAGAAAAGAGCCAAAACAAGGCGTGATGGAGATTTACAACTGACAACaacttacattcatttaattttgcagacgcttttgtccaaagcaatttacaatcatcgaggcaggtagcattaagggccttgccttaGGGCCAaaactgggatgacctggaatcgaaccccgactTTCTGTACtcagtcagcggtgtaacccactaagctgtaCCAGCTACTACAGACATTTCTcacagcggccattttgaacTTGTAACAGCAGGTAAACACAGGTGTTACTAATACCACCGGCGACGGGATTAGTTACACCTGTGTTTACCCGCTGTTTAATgttcaaaatggccgctgtcACTGTCATACACGAATGGGCGAATGTATGAACATACACTGTCCACGTTTAAATCATTGCTAAAGACTCACTTCTTCTCACTGGCTTTCAATTCGACTTGATTTACATATGCTATTGTGCAATATTTGAATTCTCAGATATTTGATGATATCAGTCGGCTCCTAAACacatcggccgataccgatacgTCTGCagaaaggctaatatcggccgatattatcggccaacccATAagtcggtcgggctctagttttGAACGTGTTGTACGAACTAACTTTGAcctcacattttttatttaaattataagCGTTACAATGGTGTCTTTATCACTCTTTATTTTGAACAAGTAAGGAGAATCTTAATGACTTAGCAGTTTATGAGAATTCAACAAAgtgagaggctgtgtgtgtgtgtgtgtgtgtgtgtgtgtgtgtgtgtttgtctgtgtgtgtgtgtgtgtgtgtgtgtgtgtgtgtgtgtgtgtgtgggtgtgtgtgtgggtgtgtgtgtgtgtgtgcagctcccACACTGGTGAActtgtgtcattttaaacagaCGTGACTTCATTTAGGAAAACAATATCATCCGAGGACAATATATAAGTTGAAAGGAATGTTCCACACAACGCCCGCGTCTCCACATGTAGTGTCAGTGACTTGTGGGGCAAAGTGGTTTTCCCGTTCCACGAGCTCCGCACACTTACAGTAAATAAAGGCGACGGAGCGCAGCAGCACGACGCGGCTGAGCCAGTAGGTCCCGGTCTGCAGCGACTCGAGTCCGGCTTGTGTGTCCGAGGCTCCGCCCGCAGTGTCGGCTCCATGTTCCCCGCCGCTGTCAGAGGACTCTGTCTCCGGCTGTCTCCTGCCGTCGAGACGTCTCCTCCTCACGCGGCTCTCCGGACTCTCACCGCGAGCCGCCATGTTCACGGTGCTTCCGGGTCATGTGACCAAATGGACGCGGAAGTGAATCAGTCTAATATAACGAATAATGTAAAACTGAGGATTATGATTATTCCTATAACTATTGctatgttgctgttgttgacaGTATTATTTGTATTgctattgttttgttattatcatcagcCATGTTTCACATAAAGAATATTTACAAGGAAATGATGTGAATAAAAAGGATGATGCAGTATCAAAACGTTTGCTCAGTACTTGAACTAATGGGGACTCggttaaaataaagaataaagtaataatctatttgaaaaatatgtatGGATTCCTATACTATTGGGGGGTTTAGgaatgcaaaaataatgataatattaataataattcattggATTAATATCAATGCATTagcaacattttaatattctaaTTACCATACAATAACTTATGTATATAGGTAGGCAgtttaatgtatttgtgtatttattcaaaAGTCAAATCCAGCCAATAGTTGTATTGAGCAGATCCAAAGCattacttcattttttcttttcgtttttttttccttttatctaTTGGGGAagcaagacaaaagaaaaagacataagAACTTACTGTGTGACATCGAACATGATACAGACATGCAGATAGACCACAGTGGGACAGAATAAGTGACAGACTTCTTTATTGTGACTTTATAGATTGACTGattggaagaaaatgaaaacaagataagataaaataaaatactggtTTGGGTGTAAAGTTGATATATCTTTTAATGGGGCATGGCAGAAGGCgttaagttgttttttatgttgtttttctcaactCAATATTGACTATAACTCgtttctgcctcctcctgcttATTGCCAAACTGGGAGGAACTCTGCTGGTGAAAAGTTTGCAAAAGCCAATGGGACAGCGGGAGGGGTGGAGAGCTGCAAGTGCTTAAGAGTGTTAAAGagcaaaattaagaaaatagGGGATGTCGAACTCTGCTCTTGTTGGGTTAAACAGCATGGGAAAGTTCAGGACAAGAAACGTAGGATTTTACTTGACTTCAGCGTGAGATAGTCTTCCTCCTTAGCCGTGCGCCTTTACGCGCGGAGAAGGCTGCAGGAACGTGGGTCGCCCACTAATCCGAATTCTTACAGAGTTTTGGGGCAAACATGACAGACGCGACCAAGTCGTTGACGGACCATGCATTCAGTCCAGCGGGCAGCGACAGCTCCACGACCCTGCACGGTTCGGATTCAGAGTCTCTGGCCTCTCCTGCGGGGTCCGAGGCACGAGGGACTGCGTCCAGAAAAGCGCACAAGCCGGGGAGCCGCGCGGAGGACGAGCGCTTCCCCGCCTGCATTCGCGACGCGGTGTCGCAGGTGCTGAAAGGTTACGACTGGTCGCTGATGCCGTTGCCCAGCCAAGGGGAGCGAGGGCTCAAGAACAAACCTCACGTGAAGCGGCCGATGAACGCGTTCATGGTTTGGGCGCAGGCGGCGCGGAGGAAGCTGGCGGATCAGTATCCTCACCTGCACAACGCGGAGCTCAGCAAGACGCTGGGAAAACTGTGGCGGTGAGTCCTGGAAGTCAGACAGAGGGTCTCAACTTCAGCCAAAGAGCCGCTAGTTACCACAGTTCAGTCAAAATCCGGGTTTGTCCGCAGTCGACTTCACTCCAGAGTGAGAATCTCACTTTAAAAACACTATCACCCAAGTTATCGAGCACACAGCTGCATCAAGTGATTTGCTGAGAGATTTTCTTCAAGTCAAAATAATTGGTTGCAAAATGTTTTCCCCTGTGCAATACAACACACAGCCTTCAAACTAAAAGTGATTTCACTTATGGCTCCACAACTGCTCAGTTTCTAACAATACAATGTAGAAAGACTGAAATGATTTACGCACGACAGCTGATTCGATTTAACATGCAGCCAGTGATGGAGTTAgttttttctgattttgtgCATAGTAGTACTGAAATACTCCATCATAAGTGAAAGTCCTGTATAGGAAATGTAATTTAAGTACAGAGTTAAGTATTATGTAAATCATAAGTAAAATAACGTAAGAATACTACAGAGTTATATTGTTGAAAATATTAGTAATCTTACTACTTGATGATTATTACAGATACATTCGAAGGGTAAATGAATCTTGCATTTTATCAAAGTGGAGATAATATAAACCCTTTACATACTAGATGGTTTAATTTACAACTgtgcattatatatttttcatgtaaaatcttaattttttttttatgtgccaCGGACATACTCAAAGTATTGGTTCTTCACCATAAAAGCTAAATCATAGTCTCACAATGATATTGCTACCAAAATATTACTCAGCGaagcaacaaaaataattccTATTTTTGATGTTCCTGGAAATTTAGATTAAGCAAATgccatttagtttttgtttttttcccaccctaAGAATAAAGGGGAACTAAAAAGCTAACATTTTGTTAAGCTAAAGTGTCTTGCTGGCATCTAGAAGAACTCATTTAATCCAAGAActcgcccctctcctccataTAGGCTTCTCTCTGAAACAGAGAAGCGGCCTTTCATcgaggaggcagagaggctgAGGCTGCAGCATAAGAAAGACTACCCAGACTACAAGTACCAGCCTCGAAGACGCAAAAGCACCAAACCGGGTCTGGGGGACTGTAGACCAGGactggtccagcagcagcagcagcaggacttGTTTAAGACAGAACCTGGGATGGCCAGACTGGCTGGGACAGGGGAAACACATCACCATTACCATCCCGACAGGACAGGTGAGAGACTGCTCCCCTCCAGATACATTTAGTGCACTTTTTCATTGTATTGCAATTAATGtcttttgccatttttccaGGTCAGTCTCATGGACCTCCAACACCTCCCACTACCCCTAAAACCGACCTTCACGCGGGAAGCAAACAGGACGCCCACCGGCTTGTGGACGGCAGTGGcggctctgctcctcctcccggcCGTCAGAACATTGACTTCAGCAACGTGGACATCTCAGAGCTCAGCACTGACGTCATCGGCACCATTGACGGATTTGACGTCCACGAGTTTGACCAGTACCTGCCTCCCAACAGCCACAGCTCTGCTGTTCTAGCCCTGCAAGATACAAGCCACGCACATAACAACCCCACGGAATCGTTCGTCCTACCCGGCATCCACTCTCACTCCCACAGTAGTCCCACATGGACACCCAAAACTTCTGGCGGGACTCCCACTGGAATGCCCCCGTCCTCTTCTAGCAGTGACACACATGGGCCCCACGAGGACGCCCGCCACAGACCTCAGataaaaacagagcagatgaGCCCAGGTCACTACagcagctcgtcctcctccactcctccgcCACCACAGTCAGAGTACACCGCCGTCAGTTCAGGCACCTgcccttcctccacctcctcctcgtcgtcttctTCCGCCAACCTAATTGAGTACAATGACCTTCAGAGCTCCAGTTTCTACAGTGCCTTCTCTGGGTACCCTTCTAGTCTGTATCAGTATCCGTACTTCCACTCCTCCAGAAGTCCTTACGCCACACCGCTTATCAACAGCCTGGCCTTGGCGCCGTCTCCGCACAGTCCTCCCTCTGGCTGGGAGCCGCCGATCTACACAACACTCACCAGGCCTTGAAGAGAAGGATGCAATAAAAATAGgtcatatagaaaaaaaaactgaccacAGCGTGTTAAATATGAAGGATTATTTAGACGATTTTCAGAGACATTTTGACTTACTGAAATTTATTCTCGAAGGTTTTGATGAGTTTGGAATTCCGAGGGACAGTGCTCGCATCTGTTGACTGAGGGGCTCATATTGTGCATcaatgtattgaaaaaaaaaatcggattAACAACGAGTGATTGTTTTGTCTCCTTACCAAGTAAAAAGGTGTGTGAAAAGCCAATTACTGTAAACCGTCACGGTAGACTTCCATTAAAACTCACTAATGAAATGTTCATGTGTGAGTGGCTCATTAGGTCATTGGTTTTTATGCTTTTGTACAGATTGAACAATTTAAGACACAGCATATTTattagtgagctttagaggttcTGGCTggcaagatatttttttcatacttctGGACAGAGCCATGCTAGCAGGTTCCAGTCTTTATGGTAGccatttcccaaaatgccaaaatattcaatttgatttttgaaaagtgTCACTGCAAACTACATAATTGCACAAATCAGAATAAACTGGAAATCGAGTAGGCCAAAACGCTTGCATTGTGATTTAGTGCTTATTCCTCTATATCCAAGAAAAATTGCTTCAAACGTCACGTTA
This Scophthalmus maximus strain ysfricsl-2021 chromosome 16, ASM2237912v1, whole genome shotgun sequence DNA region includes the following protein-coding sequences:
- the sox8a gene encoding transcription factor SOX-8a; amino-acid sequence: MTDATKSLTDHAFSPAGSDSSTTLHGSDSESLASPAGSEARGTASRKAHKPGSRAEDERFPACIRDAVSQVLKGYDWSLMPLPSQGERGLKNKPHVKRPMNAFMVWAQAARRKLADQYPHLHNAELSKTLGKLWRLLSETEKRPFIEEAERLRLQHKKDYPDYKYQPRRRKSTKPGLGDCRPGLVQQQQQQDLFKTEPGMARLAGTGETHHHYHPDRTGQSHGPPTPPTTPKTDLHAGSKQDAHRLVDGSGGSAPPPGRQNIDFSNVDISELSTDVIGTIDGFDVHEFDQYLPPNSHSSAVLALQDTSHAHNNPTESFVLPGIHSHSHSSPTWTPKTSGGTPTGMPPSSSSSDTHGPHEDARHRPQIKTEQMSPGHYSSSSSSTPPPPQSEYTAVSSGTCPSSTSSSSSSSANLIEYNDLQSSSFYSAFSGYPSSLYQYPYFHSSRSPYATPLINSLALAPSPHSPPSGWEPPIYTTLTRP